In a genomic window of Gossypium arboreum isolate Shixiya-1 chromosome 9, ASM2569848v2, whole genome shotgun sequence:
- the LOC108456005 gene encoding uncharacterized protein LOC108456005, which yields MSAYKAPISHFLSSPNPNHKTLRTPFLNLGTTSRRFLLFFLSSPILPSRNSLALDNAKLLQSNIMDALASSFDPVSQAEKDASSLISRRVTEAVELLERGKELQAQGDFPKALHFFTLVVENYKDFAFSDYARVGRALALYEVGDKEEAFAEMEDVSISLKGYPEVHAALAAVLYADKHAPLLAENQFAIATLLDPHFTDLSYVIETKHWPPSLVSSLQHFITLS from the exons ATGAGTGCATACAAAGCACCAATTTCCCATTTCCTTTCTTCACCCAATCCCAACCATAAAACCCTGAGAACCCCATTTTTGAACCTTGGAACTACCAGCAGGCGCTTCCTTTTGTTCTTCCTTTCCTCTCCTATCCTTCCCAGCAGGAACAGTCTTGCCCTTGACAATGCTAAATTACTTCAGTCCAATATCATGGATGCTCTAGCTTCGAGTTTTGACCCAGTGAGTCAAGCTGAGAAAGACGCCAGTTCCCTCATTAGTCGCAGAGTAACTGAAGCTGTGGAGTTGTTGGAGAGAGGGAAGGAATTGCAGGCTCAGGGTGATTTCCCCAAAGCTCTTCACTTCTTTACTTTG GTGGTTGAAAATTATAAAGATTTTGCATTCTCAGACTATGCAAGAGTTGGTAGGGCATTGGCCTTATACGAGGTTGGAGACAAAGAAGAAGCTTTTGCAGAGATGGAAGATGTTTCAATATCTTTAAAGGGATATCCAG AAGTACATGCAGCTCTTGCTGCAGTTTTATATGCAGACAAACATGCACCATTGCTAGCTGAAAATCAATTCGCAATTGCAACTCTACTTGATCCTCATTTTACAGATCTCTCATACGTGATTGAAACCAAGCATTGGCCTCCTAGTTTGGTTAGTTCGTTGCAACATTTTATCACACTTTCTTAG